The sequence CTTGCCCAGGAAAGGCCGGCGGTGCCTAGGAGTCCGGCGATAATACCGGCGGTGAGCAGTAAAGGCAACAAAGAATGCATTCCCAGAATGATAAAAGAGCCCAATACCATCCCCAGCCATTTGACACGGGGGTCCCGCTCCTGCCACCTTGATCTGAGGGTGGCCGTTTTGCTGTGTATTACCTCGCTGTACACCTGAAAGCGATTGTCCTCAGTGGGAAGAACGTCAGCACCTTCAGTTGGAATAACCTCCAGTGTAACACTGGAAAGGACGGGTACAACAAGTGGCTGAGCTTGAAGTTCTTTGAGTACATCCTCCAAGGAAGCGGGCGTATTCTTGAGCAAGCCTTTATCCCGAAGGGCAGCCCCGATTCGCACGTATGCAGGAGCCTCCAGTCCAACTGCGCTGAGTTTGGCGGGATCAGTGGTTAATGAGTGGATGGGGCCGCTGTAATAAACAGTACCCTGAGACATGACAACAGCTTGGTCGGCTATCGGGATGAACGCATCCAAATCATGGGTCCCAATGACAATCGTCAGCCCGCTCTGCTGCAGTTCCTGCACCAAGTTCAAGAGAGCCTGGGCAGCTGGAGGATCGAGACCCGCTGTGGGTTCATCCAGAATAAGCAACCTGGGCTGTGCGGCAATAGCCCCAGCGATACAGAGCCGCCGTTTCTCGCCACCGCTCAAGAGGAAGGGCGAGCGTTCGCTATATTCCTCAAAAGGAAGGCCCACCTGTGCCAGCGCACTCTGAATAAGTCCGGGCCGACTGGATTTCGGAACTCCACGCTGTTCCAGACCATATTCAATATCCTTATAAACACTACTCGCAAATAACTGTGTTTCCGGCTGCTGGAAGACCATGGAGATGTGTTGAGGATTAACGTCTTCCCCATACGAAATACTTCCAGTCGAAGGTTTAACCAGACCTGAAAGTAGACGCAGCAGCGTAGATTTGCCGCTGCCGGTAACTCCGCAGAGGACGGTGAGGCTTCCCTGTGGAATCGCCAGTTGGATATCGTAGAGTGCGCGTGTCTTCTCGTATAGATAAGAAACATCCTTCATCTGAACGATCATAGGATGCCCTCCAGATCAGCCTCTGTCAACGGCAATAGATGAGCAGGCCAATCCTGTGTCTGTAGCAGCCGCCCGATACGGACAACCGGAGGAGATTGCCATCCCAAAGTTTCCGGGAGCGCCGAGCTATAGAAGAGAGTCCTTGGGTCTCCATCATAGATGATCTTCCCGGACTCCATGACCAGGATGCGTGGGCTTTCTGTCAGCTCCTCCATACGTTGGGTAACCCAGAGCACAGTGGTACCCTGCTGCCATAGTTCCTTGGCAAGAGTGAGAATATCCCGCCTTCCGGCAGGGTCCAGCATAGAGGTAACTTCATCGAACAGGATCATCTCTGCCTCCAGAGC comes from Paenibacillus sp. 19GGS1-52 and encodes:
- a CDS encoding ATP-binding cassette domain-containing protein, which gives rise to MIVQMKDVSYLYEKTRALYDIQLAIPQGSLTVLCGVTGSGKSTLLRLLSGLVKPSTGSISYGEDVNPQHISMVFQQPETQLFASSVYKDIEYGLEQRGVPKSSRPGLIQSALAQVGLPFEEYSERSPFLLSGGEKRRLCIAGAIAAQPRLLILDEPTAGLDPPAAQALLNLVQELQQSGLTIVIGTHDLDAFIPIADQAVVMSQGTVYYSGPIHSLTTDPAKLSAVGLEAPAYVRIGAALRDKGLLKNTPASLEDVLKELQAQPLVVPVLSSVTLEVIPTEGADVLPTEDNRFQVYSEVIHSKTATLRSRWQERDPRVKWLGMVLGSFIILGMHSLLPLLLTAGIIAGLLGTAGLSWARTVWFFKPFFLMFLFLWILSAISWNSPDYSLGPVGFSNEGIILGGLSVLRFLLLVAIGFLFTETTTGAPLREGLEWAIAPLKKLGIRTRNVSLAVSITLQFVPWILGKLSQLQLALRSRGGQQSKLKQWTPRQIYLLLVPLLILVISMGDELATAIESRGYDSKKDRTPTYVLVWRRNDTRVLICILLVTGLLWWCSLAT